A region from the Flavobacteriales bacterium genome encodes:
- a CDS encoding response regulator transcription factor produces MKRRKAPPAQASEPSIASAVLLMTEGMRELRRLMQAQGRRNGAAAGLPPGFADLTNRELQVLRAVASDKEPLLDVVADELDIHRRTLGNHIKALCEKLQVKSLRGLVRVAVRAGLC; encoded by the coding sequence ATGAAGCGCCGCAAAGCCCCACCAGCGCAGGCTTCAGAGCCCAGCATTGCGAGTGCCGTGCTGCTCATGACCGAGGGCATGCGGGAGCTGCGCCGCTTGATGCAAGCGCAGGGCCGCCGCAACGGTGCCGCAGCCGGACTTCCACCGGGCTTTGCCGACCTCACCAACCGCGAACTGCAGGTGCTGCGCGCCGTGGCCAGCGACAAGGAACCGTTGCTGGACGTAGTGGCCGACGAACTGGACATTCACCGCCGCACGCTCGGCAACCACATCAAAGCGTTGTGCGAAAAGCTGCAGGTGAAAAGCCTGCGCGGCCTGGTGCGTGTGGCCGTGCGGGCCGGGCTCTGCTGA